The nucleotide window gcATTACGACATAATATAACAATTAGTTACCTATATTCCTTATGGATCACACGATTGTAGTGTGATCATGTGATCACTATAATCATGATTAGAGAAAATCTAAAATCTCAGAGTCAAGGCACTGACTTGATGCCTAACAAAAGACTAAgtcaaatattaagtaatatatactgtaaagagtattttataattatattgactGTAACTTCaacaaaatgcaaaatatatCAGCAAGAAAACTCTACCACTTTTGCTGCCTAGGATGACCATAGCCCCAAAAATAATTCCCATCAAACACTAACAAAAATATGTTGAGTTGGATATCAAGAAAAGGTTGatgtaaaaaagaattgaaggaatacgcaaagatataattttttgactttctacaaaaattgattttttcgcaaaacatgatatttttcacaaatagatgattttacacaaataatgatgattttacaaatgaataaatctgtttttgtgattcaaaacaaatagttttgtaaaattagaatatttaaaagcaaaaactgtaatatttagaaaatgtgaTCGGATTACCTCTCATGTATTTGCAGCTTCTCAATGTTATGCTGTTAAGGACAACTTGTAACTTAGACCCCACAATCACTTAGAATGGTAGATATAAAATCAATATCAATAAAGTTTACCATTTTATTTGTAGGTTGCCTGATAATCTGTCACTTGAAGAAGGTGCACTCTTAGAGCCAACTGCAGTTGGTCTACATTCTTGTAGAAAAGGTGGAGTAACACTAGGATCTACAGTTCTTATAACTGGAGGAGGACCTATTGGTATAGTCACATCTGTAGTTGCTAAAGCAATGGGAGCAAGAAAAGTCATGGTCACAGGTGAAACCTGgattaatttaaagatatcataaaatattttttaattacataattaaacctGTTCAATATACTAATAAAGAGAAAGCACagtaaggaaaaattataatctataaattGAACTGATCAAAACTGAGTTTTTAAGctcctattatatatttttaaatcgatatatatatttttttatatatatatatttttatatttaaatttgtgtaatgaGTGAATGGATACACATCTATTAAGcaagaattcttttatttttgatccTTTCTTTTAGTCTACAGGGTTTCCTTTTCTTCACATTAATTTCCCTAGTTGGTCATTtgtaaattttgcataaaataccCATTTATTATGACTCAACTTCGTTTCTTATGTTATACATGTCATATTTAATTAGTATACAATTCATCACTAATAGTGATACTTATTGCAAAAATAACTATTGTAATCAGTAATAGTGattaaaacttttgaattctGAAAGATACCTGAATCTTTCAGACTTGTGTACTGTAATTAATCAATTCACCCATCATTAAAAAGTTTGACTTGTTTTTGATGACATAAATTTGATAGATTTGAGATACCATTAATAATGAATGTCTGAGGTTTGAGAAGAGTATGGTCTAAACAAGCTCTTCAGTTGTATGTCCATAATAGCTAATACTGTATTAAGCTTTGTACTAAAGCAATACGTAAATTCAATATGAATGTGCCAATCTTACTAAAGGAATCTCTACAGTTTTTGTCTAAAGGGGGAAAAAACTGCATAATGTAAAGTAAAACAGCTGCATAATGTGGATCTAACGGTGGACATATATCAGATTAACCTGAGTGGAATCAAGAAACTGGTTCATGTTCCCCAACAAGCTGGCTGTATAAAGCCAGGGAATGTAGTTTGAGAAGTCACGTCTGTATTGGGTGAAGATACCCTGACGTCACAACAGAGTGCGTATTGGGCGCGACCATCAGAGAGCGTGGCTCTCGGCGAGAGTAACTGCGAGCATTTAAGTGAATATTCAGAGTTTCAGGAGTTCCGGTCTTAATCCTTCCTCTGGGGGTATTATTGGCAATCAGGAAGATGCTGATTTACTTGGGTAGGGAGTGCATTGACCCGGTGAGGGTGACATCTTTAGATCTGAAGAATTTAATAACTTACTAGGTCAGCCTCTGCTAGATGTTCTACCCATCCGGTTGAAGTCGGGACAGTGGTGGTGAAAGCAGAGGGTAGAAGTTACGTGGATTTGCTGCAAACCATAAAAGCAGTGCTTACTAGGGAAAAGGCTGGTGAAGTCCTCTCTATACGCAAGAGACAGAATGAAAAACTTCAGATCAAAATCAAGGATCTATAATGCAAAGCAGTTTATGGCTTTTACTTTCAGGATAAGCAAGATATGCTGACAACGGGTGGCAGACAAAAACATCTGTGCACATCAAAATGTGGACTCTGAAACGAATGAACAGGAGATCAGAATGTCATAGTGCATATGTTGGGACAGGAGGAATTTTGGATATTCTGTCAGGCATACATACAGCGAAAATCAAAATGTCAACAGTAATTACGACGCAGCGTGCTGTGAATAAGTTGAAGAGTACAGATTGGGTGGGTCCATTGCAGTATTTATATAGAGAAGAGTGACCGGTGCTAGAGGTGTTAAGGGTTGTAGTCATAAAAGTAAATGCATTGATCCTGACTGATACTGTGGGGGTAAAAGGTACAAAAATTCCTGCAAATGTGCAAAGGGGACAATCGCACTGGAAGAGTGTCATATACAGCTTGACAAGACATGATTAATGTGCTTTTATCCAATGCTAATAGAAGCTCGATTTTGTTGAGCACTTGAAGAACTAGGTGTGGACATATTAACAATTGAACCCAACAAATATATTGCAGCAATGGCTGCCTGAAGCATTGATCATAGAGATCTTGCTATATTTGACAGTCAGGCTAACCTGAGCCTCCTAAGCCATGGAAAGGGGATTATAGCTCTGGAgttaacaaatgcaataatcatAATGGTATGTCTCCAAAAATTGAGTTCGCTGAATTTCAGGTTTTCATAGGCACCttacaaagattaaaaagatCTTCCAAAACAATTGACGGGTGATTTCAACAGTTGAGCTGTAGCTGCTGGTAGCAGGTTCAACAGTTGGACGAGGTGATGTGCTGACTGAACTCCTAGACAATGGGATGTTATTGTATCTATGATGGGACACTTTCTACATAAAAGGTGGAACACAATAGAGGTTCAGGAGGGTAGAATAAAGTTTGATTTTCAGCGGAGTTCAAGGCTCAGTGCTGGGGCTTTTATTTGGGTGCTGGTGTATGATGGTGTATGATGGTGTCTTGCCCTTAAGGTTTCCAGAGGGCATAGTGGTGGCCATAGTTGCCAAAATCAAAGTTGAAGAAAGAGTTAATGCGTCCTTGGGTATTGTTAAAAACTGGTTAAGAGATCGTGGCTTGACACTTGGGCCGAACAAGTGTGTCCTATTGACACATCAATGATGTTGAAAATAGATCAGCAAATTCAACATAAACTAGTGTTAAGTACAACTGACAAAAGCTGGTAAATTTACACAACACATTCAATGGATTTGCATGAAGGGAGAAGAAACTATTTTGATGTCATCGCAGAGTGCCCAGGTCGTCTAAGCAACGGCTGAATTAAAACTTGGGACGGATAGAAGGAACGATGGAGGGCTGGTGGGACGGCCAAGTGGACTCTCATAAATGATCTACATGCTTGGATCAGCAGGGCATATGATCCCATTTGATGCAGTTACTACAGTCATGATAACTTTGAAGCATACTTGAACAGATTTGGGAGAAGACACATCCAGTTGTATGTTCTGTGAGGCTGAGGATGCGGTAGATCATACTGTTTTTAGATGCCAGAGATGGGAAATCTGGGCAGGTATGTCTGAATTTATGCCTGATACTTTGTTGGACTTATTCTGGCATTTGCTGAACATAAAGTAGGGTAGTGTGGAAAGCCCCAACTGCCGAGGGCTGCCATGCTCAGGTGTGCCAGTTCCAGTAAATGGTTGGAGATTCTAGTGGGagttattaagttaaattaaaatacttgaaaCTGGTGAGGGTGCCGTTATTAGTGCATTCCTCATTAGTGTGGGCATATGTAAACCCTCAAAAGATCTGACCAGTGAGCTGACCTGCCATGCTGGATTTACAgctggtaggtggggaggctTGTTAGGAGTTAAGTACTTTTAAGGAAAAGTTAGTGATTATAGGCATGCCTGAGCAACATCAGCACTAGTTCCTCTTGTGATCATAGTTATACAACGTATTAGTTTACTGCATGATATAATACCTTAAAGGGTTTGATCAATGGCTTCAATATGAGCTGGAACTTATTGTTTATTCATCCCGTACTAAGTTTAGCATCTTGGCAAAGTTCAAAGTGGCcattttttcaaacagaaaaatttttaaccACATGGCTTACATTTAATGGTAACAAGTGGAATTAGTTCTCCCACCATATAAATGTAGTAGCAATTCGTAAGGATGCTACACCAATTGCAATGTTATTAGTAGAAAACTAGATTGACAAGAAGAATTTAACTAGAACTTAGGCTAGTTAACCTTTAGCTAGAACTAAAATTTAGGCATGAAAcagaatattcataaaaatatcttcaatctCAATGAGACTACCTCTATTCTATATTTCACCTGAAATTGTAATCTCAACGTTATTGGTTTGACAATTCATTTGATAtatctttacaaatatatttttgggaTATTTCTGACAATAATATGAATACATCTGGTTGGGCAGGGATGACAAAAATTTCTCTCAATTTAGGCACAGGCTGACAGATAGAAGCATCGGCAAGCATTATCTTTCCAGTGATTTATCATATACCAATAAGCAAAGTGCAGCACAAGCAGCTTTGTTTGGTGTAGCACACCAACATTTCAGTAATCAAAAGATTTTAGGTTCAACATTATGCAATAACGTAAAACAGATAAAAGCATTCACTTCGATTTGAATTGTTTCTATAGagcagcatatttttttattccagaaaATCGAAAGTCGTTAAGCTCAAAAGCTCAAGCTCAAATGCTCAACAAAAGCAATGAGTGGTCAAGTCCCAAATTTAAAGTATTGGAAAGTACTTAAGTAATTACCAACTGCCTAATGTACATTTTTCCACCATTAATGTGTACTGATTCATCTttaattttgaactgaaaaatttgcTTGATCTGGTAATATATTTGCAGATTTCAAATCAGCTTCCACGGAGTTGCGAAATTTAACATTTGTGGGCATTAAAGCATAGTGGACTGTGAGATGAtccattaattaatataaattgttagcATGCACATTTACCTTGCATGTTTAAAGTTTCTGCAGGTCCTCCTTCCTCTGGACTTCTGTGATGTCTGGTAACAGTCATCTGCAGTGGGAGTTTTGGAAATGTACATTAGAGGATATTTATTGCAGATAGGATTACCTATTTATATCGCCATATGATCCATGGCACATAAGTTTAGTCATATAATAATGGATCAACACTTTTATCAAGGAGTTAAAGCAGGTAAGATCTGGCAATATGTGACAAAAGGTAAGCAGCCTTGTTTTTGCCACTGAAACTTAGTGCGTAGCAGTTgaccaaacaaaatattttttttttgtttctcatgtTAGCATAAACATGGTGTCTTGTTGTGCTTGTAACCTTTTTTAGGTTATTAGGAATAAAGGCTAATCTTTAAGTGATAATTTTGGCAATCATGTCAACACAATATTGATTACACaagtttctgtaatgtaaaaaattggcGATAAGCATAGAATTGCATGtaggaaatattttcattatttagcaGAATAAATAACCTTCACCCATCAAAAACATAAGAAGGTATTGTAAACTACTAACTTGTATACTCCTACTAACTTCATTAGTAGCTGGGAGCATTGTAACGACCCCTATGCTGATTTGCCTTGCATCTGACTCCTTGCATTTTCTACGAATATTATGTCTTCTGTTTCGgcatgattttagaaaaagaactcaaattCTGCCAAAATATAGATAAATCTTGTGCTCTACAACAAAGCATGCTGCATGAGTATTTTTGTGGGTTTATAATTTACTCTACTGCTAGAATCAGTCCATTGTcatttaatttacagaatttctaagcttagtttttaatttaattcatatttgtaaattatttatatttgtaatttaatttttatttcacttaacaaATTTTGCACATTTGTCaaagaaacgaattaaaattattcattcaataattaagtTGTCAGCGTATGCTCTTGTGATGTAAGTAGACAACATAATTAAGAAGTGGCAATATGTCCACCACCTGACTGAGAGCCAGTATACTATGTAAAAAATTGTGCACAACATATCTGCCACAGAGTAGAcacaacttttctttttaaagttttttgtttttaatatgtagCTGTAATTCAGTGCTCCTTCTGGAGCTCCAAAGAAAGTCAACAgaagaaatacatacatacaggtGTTCATAGGCAActtcaataaaaacacaaaattgagaaaataattttgaaggtgTTAATTGAATGAAGCATTCTTGTGCATGTACTAATGATGTAGGTACTTGACTgttgttctgttttattttattagctttttttattttaactagcaACCACTATTATTCTGTTTACATGAATTGCCACAGCCCTAAAACATGTCATGATTGGCTTTGAAAGGTGAGTTCACTTGTGGcccacttttggttcagtctttttaaatagtaatttgtgACTGAATATTGGATCATGTGACAGCCAAGTCTCTGGGTATTATACTATGTAAAGTCAGTATATTAAGTGAAACTGAAGATAGTGATATAGTGATATAtcacaaatttctaaaaaataatattagtgaatAAAATTTCAGGTTCACATGATTATGGTCTAGAAATGGCTAAGAAATTAGGGGCAGATGAAGTattgaaagtaaacaagaatgaAGACCTGAAAGAactaagtaaaaaagtaattgaaacaCTTGGAGAAAGGCCTCAAATAACAATTGACTGTGCTGGTAAACAATCATCACTAGGTCTTGGATTGGAGGTATAGTGACTTTAACAACATAGTATTTGTATGTAcagttaatttaatgttttaaacaaagtttgaattattataaatgtttctgtttaaattaaaatttaaaaaaaaatgttttaagagatTAAATCGTCCAGAATAACTATATTTAACCTTCAGCTAAGCAGTCAATCAGTCAATCAAAATTTCTCCTTCAGCCAATGGATGGAGTTCCTTGATCCATGGTCTCATCTTCAGTTACTCAATAGTGATAAAATGAGTCACTCTAATTTCAGAAAGTGAATATTGCAGGGCACCAAATTTGCTGCGTATTTTGATTTACCAACATTTCCATGTTAACAAAAACATGTCTGTTctctatatgatttttattagaattttgtcAGTTTCATTctgattttctctttattaatacTGTCTATAAAGATCTGCCTATCAGCTGACAGACAATGTACTTTATTCTGCATGCGTGATACATAACAGTGAAAGTGAGTAGTCACCTGACAAATATGATTGTATCCACCCCAGATGTTTTCCAGATGTTCTCAGCAGATGCTTGTGGCAGGAGAGGGGTTGCACTTCAGTTAATGGATTTGACGGAAGTTACATATCTGCaccaaaaattatgaaagaataagTGGAGGCATGGAAGTACATGCCTAAAAGTGGGCCATTGACATAGAACAGGGTTTACCTTTTCAGAACAACATTTGTCCCAAGGATACCAACTCATGGTGCAAGTATAACAATTGCTTCAGGTGAAAGATGTATGCCAGGTAagcacaaagaaatttttttaggttgctaaagaaaattttagtatcaaattgaaatttacttgCTATCAAAATAAACTACTGTAGAAGagctttgtataaaattttaagcataaaattttaagcttgttaatccaaaaaaaaaattttttttcagactaCTGAATGGGGAGGTGTACTAGTGGTTGTAGGATGTGCAGATCATACAGTAACTACTGATCTTGTACCAGCACTATCACGAGAACTTGATATACGTGGTATCTTCCGATATGCAAATGAGTAAGTTATAACTTTGTGAAGATAactatatataacttataacttatatgatactataacttataacttataagTATTGTACagacttaatttaatatttatattgcaatatttatattgtttcagCTATCCTGGCTCAATACACTTGGTCGCCTCAGGAAAAGCTGATGTAAAGCAGATGATTACACATAATTTTGATATCACACAATCTGTAGAAGCATTTGATGCAGCAGCTGAGCAGAAGggaaatccaataaaaattatgattcattGTAACGAGGATTGTATAAATAATTCCAACAAAACATATGAGAAACATAACcattaaattgtaacaaaaaaatgtaaaaaaaatttcattcaattttgtaTTGTCATATATTTCACTAGATTAAAAGAGGATACTGTTAAAAGGTTTTGactgtttattacattttacaattaagGTAAAAgaggtttttacaaaattaaggtaaaaagagaggttaaaattaaggtaaaaacaaaattaataaatactactgTGAGACAAGAAaggtgaaacaaaaattaatataaaatactggatATTTGAGTGAAATTAGTTCCTCTAATGTCTAATTCCTTCCATGTCTTTCTGtaaattcctccatgtctttctgtacttgaGGCAATTTACttattcaagggcacagttgaatagcGGGGAAATACATTTTACAACAATTGGGTAAGaggttttttacaaaaaacaattggGTAAGaggttttttacaaaattaatatttacaaaattaataaatactactgTGAGGACAAAGTAAaggtgaaacaaaaattaatataaaatacacaagtAAAGGTGAGGTGAGTTCCCACAGTAAAGTGGGAACTTGTTCCTCCATGGCAGCAGCCAACTATACGGTTCCTCTAATGTTTAGTTCCTTCCATGTCTTTCTTCTGTACCTACGTATACGTAtaaaccagttcggtctgcttttcttgttccatgTTCCAGAAAAGTGAGGCACAGTTGAAGAATAAAAGCGGGGGGAATGGGGTTTAATAAAAGGGGTTTCTCAGGAGTTGATGTCACCATTAGTAACCTCTTCCAAACCTTCTGTGTGAATTTTTTAGcatcaaactttttattatattgaactaCCCACCTCAGATGTTTAATGCTAAAAAATTCAAGGGGTGGgtaattcaatataataaaaaatatgagggATCTTAGGGAGTTAATTTAAGAATACAATAGTTACCAAAAGAATACAATAGttacaaaaaacattataaaaagaaaaatggaatttaatcTTCCTCTGCTTTGCCTCTGTAATATGGAATATCAAAACCTTTCTTCCATGTTTACACACTACTACTACACAAGTAAGGTGAGGTGAATACTGGTGGAAGCGCAGTAAAGTGGGAACTTGTTCCTCCATGGCAGCAGCCAACTACGGTTCCTCTAATGTTTAGTTCCTTCCATGTCTTTGTACCACCTACGTATAAACCAGttgttcggtctgcttttcttgttccatgTTCCAGAAAAGTGAGGCACAGTTGAAGAATAAAAGCCGGGGAATGGGGTTTAATAAAAGGGGTTTCTCAGGAGTTGATCAATCAAATTGATCATAGTCTTTAGTTCACCATAGTCTAAGTCCCCCTTGGTATTTTACTTTAAGTTCTTGTTCCAGTTGATTCTGCTTGGTATTCTGCTTGTAAAAGTTAGATGTTCATATACTCGAAACCTCTTCCAAACCTTCTGTGTGAATTTTTTAGCATCAAACATCTGAGGTGGgtaattcaatataataaaaaatatgagggATCTTAGGGAGTtagattaaagtaaatttatataaacagatttttttcatcattttgtttaatttaagaatacaatAGTTACCAAAAGAATACAATAGttacaaaaaacattataaaaagaaaaatggaatttaatcTTCCTCTGCTTTGCCTCTGTAATATGGAATATCAAAACCTTTCTTCCATGTTTCATTTTCATAGTCCCACTTGGACGATATTCCGTTTAAATGTCCTATTTCAGCATCAATCATTCTTTTCACTCTTGCACGAATGCATTCATAATCAAATATCTGAGGTGG belongs to Lycorma delicatula isolate Av1 chromosome 1, ASM4794821v1, whole genome shotgun sequence and includes:
- the LOC142317782 gene encoding sorbitol dehydrogenase-like; protein product: MAQNLTVTLYGIKDLRVENQPIPEPKENEVLLKMGCVGICGSDVHYYTEGHCGDYVVKEPMIIGHEASGTVCKIGSKVTHLKPGDRVAIEPGVPCGSCNFCRTGRYNLCSDILFCATPPVHGNLRQYYCHSADFCFKLPDNLSLEEGALLEPTAVGLHSCRKGGVTLGSTVLITGGGPIGIVTSVVAKAMGARKVMVTGSHDYGLEMAKKLGADEVLKVNKNEDLKELSKKVIETLGERPQITIDCAGKQSSLGLGLETTEWGGVLVVVGCADHTVTTDLVPALSRELDIRGIFRYANDYPGSIHLVASGKADVKQMITHNFDITQSVEAFDAAAEQKGNPIKIMIHCNEDCINNSNKTYEKHNH